From a region of the Haematobia irritans isolate KBUSLIRL chromosome 4, ASM5000362v1, whole genome shotgun sequence genome:
- the LOC142236376 gene encoding uncharacterized protein LOC142236376, whose translation MDVFEEVVQSTKILENICKYLTLDDQIECLDINETFQYTIAKMLWKRKYHDLNIYKTPYINMVTNGKVETDMEAFLDNSRMLQRTSEPKDALTFQKCNVFLMNIARRVRNLSVTSEYINFHRKLGVVFKYIHLFENICVLTYQRIMVTDEHLEIMARYCLKLQKLQFIECIGQELGTLKPGRNFDIQHLTQMPQLRDLMIQCKLRSPLVEIDTDVLQEMFTHLKLRSLIMRNFKIIDRDADTIPLVNGDYMRVLNCGIISLGYWPTFKNHMKDFRDLRELTINVKNCYTLVNSSVLELVATYCSRLKRLSLENCDLYIEDFCLIKTLQHLSLLSCGGFTADNLHQVLFHLSLCSLSLINTRILGTIKAENHLQCSLELLVVDTIYSRPISDIFRQSLKRMESLHTIIWRNGDIQDSWLLDKCPQLRILHISNPYLIRYDILKMSSLEELSFTSCQGFSWNFLLLLIKNLRLKRLNWQGTETMDRNKEIPSHAYEVKTTLEKITIPYHIFIIAEKFWIDLLSLNRNLNLIFYGLYGDVLNTHFVRDLIRSPYVRDTLKHIRICGLLMDLDYMRNNFNETLERLNSNLSHFRLRHLPITIEL comes from the exons ATGGATGTATTCGAAGAAGTGGTACAAAGTACaaagattttggaaaatatttgtaaatatctCACTCTAGATGATCAAATAGAATGTCTGGatattaatgaaacatttcAATATACAATCGCCAAAATGTTATGGAAGAGAAAATACCATGATTTGAATATTTATAAAAcgccatatataaatatggtTACCAATGGAAAAGTAGAGACTGATATGGAAGCTTTCTTGGATAATAGTCGAATGCTACAAAGGACATCAGAGCCTAAAGACGCTCTTACATTTCAGAAATGCAATGTCTTCTTAATGAACATTGCCCGTAGAGTTCGAAATTTATCTGTCACATCGGAATAcataaatttccatcgaaagttGGGTGTGGTCTTCAAGTATATACATTTGTTTGAAAACATTTGTGTCTTAACTTATCAACGCATTATGGTGACCGATGAACATTTAGAAATAATGGCCCGCTATtgcttaaaattacaaaaactgCAATTTATAGAATGTATTGGGCAGGAATTGGGTACCTTGAAACCAGGCCGCAATTTCGATATACAACATTTAACGCAAATGCCTCAGTTGCGGGATTTGATGATTCAGTGTAAACTTAGATCACCGTTAGTTGAAATTGATACAGATGTTCTACAAGAAATGTTCACTCATCTCAAACTTAGATCGTTGATTATGAGGAATTTCAAAATTATCGACAGAGATGCGGATACCATACCCCTGGTTAATGGCGACTACATGAGAGTATTAAATTGTGGAATAATTTCTCTGGGATATTGGCCAACATTTAAGAACCATATGAAAGATTTCCGTGATCTAAGAGAGCTAACGATCAACGTGAAGAATTGCTACACTTTGGTCAATTCATCGGTTTTAGAGTTGGTAGCCACATACTGTTCAAGATTGAAGAGATTGTCGTTGGAAAACTGCGATTTGTACATTGAGGATTTTTGCCTTATCAAAACTTTGCAACACTTAAGCTTGCTCTCCTGTGGAGGTTttactgctgacaatttacaccAGGTTTTGTTCCATCTATCCTTATGCTCATTATCATTGATAAATACACGAATTTTGGGTACCATCAAAGCAGAGAACCATTTACAATGTTCATTGGAACTTCTTGTTGTGGACACCATATATTCTCGTCCCATTTCGGATATATTCCGACAGTCTCTCAAACGTATGGAGAGCTTGCATACCATAATATGGCGAAACGGAGATATTCAAGACTCATGGCTTTTGGATAAATGTCCCCAATTGCGAATATTACATATATCCAATCCCTATTTGATACGTTatgatattttaaaaatgtcatcCCTAGAGGAATTGAGTTTTACGTCATGCCAAGGATTCTCATGGAATTTTTTATTACTGCTTATAAAGAACTTGAGACTAAAACGCCTAAACTGGCAGGGTACCGAAACAATGGATCGCAATaaagaaattccaagtcatgctTATGAAGTGAAAACTACTTTGGAGAAAATCACCATACCCTACCACATATTTATTATAGCCGAAAAATTCTGGATTGATTTGCTATCCTTGAATCGAAACTTGAATCTTATATTTTATGGACTATATGGTGATGTGTTGAATACTCATTTTGTACGTGATCTTATCAGATCTCCATATGTGAGAGATACCTTAAAGCATATTCGTATATGTGGGCTTCTTATGG ATCTGGATTATATGCgtaacaattttaatgaaactttggAGAGATTGA